Proteins from a genomic interval of Quercus robur chromosome 9, dhQueRobu3.1, whole genome shotgun sequence:
- the LOC126701172 gene encoding uncharacterized protein LOC126701172: MANMEELHMAASAYYSNASDELRQRAIEFFNSMDTNGDGGVSFNEFIQFFVQNGYNRVDPNFFRSLDRNGDGFSDFFEVLTFYYIFKTRGVSCGYCRIGLMTLYFTCVACFDNAGGNTYDLCSTCYEARRHHQHHHPHHNYFLDSYVLLRAKAGLPLPAGAPNLQQGFQISIDIDFMSNIENFIAMWQLWNDNG; this comes from the exons ATGGCAAATATGGAAGAGTTACACATGGCTGCTTCAGCTTACTATAGTAATGCCTCCGATGAACTTAGGCAACGAGCAATAGAGTTCTTCAATTCAATGGATACAAATGGCGATGGCGGAGTTAGCTTCAATGAGTTCATCCAATTCTTCGTTCAAAACGGATACAACAGGGTCGACCCCAATTTTTTCCGTAGTTTGGACCGCAATGGAGACGGGTTCTCGGATTTCTTTGAAGTCCTCACGTTTTACTACATCTTCAAAACCAGGGGTGTGTCGTGTGGTTACTGTAGAATTGGCCTAATGACACTGTATTTCACGTGCGTTGCATGCTTTGACAATGCTGGAGGTAACACCTACGACCTTTGTTCTACGTGCTATGAGGCACGGAGGCACCACCAGCATCATCATCCCCACCATAACTATTTCTTGGATAGCTACGTCTTGCTCCGGGCCAAGGCAGGCCTCCCTCTTCCTGCAGGTGCCCCAAATCTTCAACAG GGCTTCCAAATTTCCATAGATATTGATTTCATGTCTaacattgaaaatttcattGCAATGTGGCAACTGTGGAATGACAATGGTTAA